Proteins from one Bos indicus x Bos taurus breed Angus x Brahman F1 hybrid chromosome 19, Bos_hybrid_MaternalHap_v2.0, whole genome shotgun sequence genomic window:
- the LOC113877696 gene encoding cytochrome c oxidase subunit 7C, mitochondrial, whose protein sequence is MLGQSIRRFTTSVVRRSHYEEGPGKNIPFSVENKWRLLAMMTLFFGSGFAAPFFIVRHQLLKK, encoded by the coding sequence ATGCTGGGACAGAGCATCCGGAGGTTCACAACCTCAGTGGTTCGTCGGAGCCACTATGAGGAGGGTCCAGGGAAGAATATACCATTTTCAGTAGAAAACAAGTGGAGATTACTAGCTATGATGACTTTGTTCTTTGGGTCTGGATTTGCTgcacctttctttatagtaagACACCAACTGCTTAAAAAGTAA